One window of the Sparus aurata chromosome 7, fSpaAur1.1, whole genome shotgun sequence genome contains the following:
- the il17rb gene encoding interleukin-17 receptor D isoform X2, which produces MWGATLILAFSVLVLGASHEVQLDCHETDELPPIGTLTPHPPVKLTVKLVTVERRNALNISWAIRLDAGIGSLIGTRIVISGEPAYHCGYKPPLANLEPAGPDLIWFHYIVDTSHGYTTIEAANLPLPPRGSGSAYTNLVSINVPPRKPVTVTGNTTTTPTPTTTPTPTVHTPEDVPVDSTTIVLAIFGVLASLMILSSCYIIYKSCGAIFASLLGFKVLPASPMIPVPVLVVYPAENSAFQWAVVALAEFLQGHGGCSVAVDMWQQGKIAELGPMRWLAEQAKAAHRVLIVCPQAQKPSDSPPNHSLLPEPSIPAAAHDLYPLILNMVASHAKSTSDLDKFWVVQLGEQQAKRSSNLALELRACKTFRLMKDLKKLCRSLHTKCQGGKKISNLFFKPGIEMSSVKLREAVEKLGGLQPSIFREVEPLKSVVTTI; this is translated from the exons ATGTGGGGAGCCACACTAATTCTTGCCTTCTCTGTCCTGGTTCTGGGGGCATCACATGAAGTT CAACTGGACTGTCACGAAACAGATG AATTACCCCCTATCGGTACTCTAACTCCACATCCCCCAGTGAAGTTGACAGTGAAGCTGGTGACCGTGGAAAGAAGAAATGCGTTGAACATAAGCTGGGCAATCCGCTTAGATG ctggTATTGGCTCTCTGATAGGCACTCGGATAGTAATCTCTGGGGAACCAGCATACCATTGTGGATACAAACCACCTTTGGCCAACCTGGAGCCCGCTGGGCCAGACCTG ATATGGTTTCATTATATAGTAGATACAAGCCATGGCTATACCACCATCGAAGCTGCCAACCTGCCTCTGCCTCCGCGGGGGAGCGGCTCCGCTTACACCAACTTAGTTTCGATCAATGTACCTCCACGAAAACCAG TGACGGTTACAGgcaatacaacaacaacacctaCTCCAACTACTACTCCAACTCCTACAG TTCATACTCCAGAAGATGTGCCTGTCGACTCAACCACCATAGTGCTGGCCATTTTTGGAGTGCTGGCCAGTTTGATGATCCTGAGTTCCTGCTACATAATCT atAAAAGCTGCGGAGCCATTTTCGCCTCATTACTGGGCTTCAAAGTGTTGCCTGCATCTCCCATGATTCCTGTCCCAGTCCTCGTGGTGTACCCTGCTGAGAATTCAGCCTTCCAGTGGGCCGTGGTGGCCCTGGCAGAGTTCCTGCAGGGGCATGGTGGCTGCAGCGTGGCCGTCGACATGTGGCAGCAGGGGAAGATCGCAGAGCTGGGGCCCATGCGATGGCTGGCAGAGCAGGCCAAGGCTGCACACCGAGTGCTTATTGTCTGCCCACAGGCGCAGAAA ccCAGCGACTCTCCTCCAAACCACAGCCTCCTCCCAGAGCCCTCCATCCCAGCTGCGGCTCATGACCTTTACCCTCTGATCCTCAACATGGTGGCGAGCCACGCAAAGAGCACCAGCGACTTGGATAAGTTTTGGGTCGTGCAGCTGGGTGAGCAGCAGGCAAAGAGGTCCAGTAACCTGGCGCTGGAACTGAGGGCCTGCAAGACTTTTCGTCTGATGAAGGACTTGAAGAAACTATGCAGGAGTCTTCATACCAAGTGTCAGGGTGGCAAGAAGATATCAAATCTGTTCTTCAAACCAGGGATTGAAATGAGTTCAGTGAAGTTAAGGGAGGCAGTAGAAAAGCTGGGCGGACTTCAGCCAAGCATTTTCAGGGAGGTGGAACCATTGAAATCTGTGGTGACCACCATCTGA
- the chdh gene encoding choline dehydrogenase, mitochondrial isoform X1 produces the protein MCPERPQISFSLSSPSTESEAKPSVVSLQAGFSGAAVRKQKVNEENPARTRMSSLLMLGRTGARQFVTRGRFMKDGRCQFTCLAECQFDRRTRNMGRAISYSSSFNHYRHFSATAANLNAAANQNTPSYSYVIVGAGSAGCVLANRLSEDVHESVLLLEAGPKDMLLGSLRLSWKIHMPAALTYNLCDDKYNWYYHTLPQAHMDNRVLYWPRGRVWGGSSSLNAMVYIRGHAEDYNRWQREGAEGWEYERCLPYFKKAQCHELGENRYRGGSGPLHVSRGKTNHPLHKAFIEAGQQAGYPFTDDMNGYQQEGLGWMDMTVHRGKRWSSASAYLRPALGRPNLKTEVRCLTTKILFDGNRAVGVEYTQDGQKKRVFADKEVILSGGAINSPQLLMLSGVGNADDLKQLDIPVVQHLPGVGSNLQDHLELYVQQQCTQPITLYKAQKPFTMVKIGLEWLTMFTGYGATAHLESGGFIRSRPHVTHPDIQFHFLPSQVIDHGRVASKIEAYQVHVGPMRSTSIGWLRLKSANPLDHPILQPNYLSNDMDVWEFRESVKLSREIFAQKAFDEFRGPEVQPGPQVQSDADIDAFVRRKADSAYHPSCTCKMGSPSDPMAVVDSNTRVLGLERLRVVDASIMPSIVSGNLNAPTIMMAEKAADIIRGRPPLSDPGVPVYRPATLNTQR, from the exons ATGTGCCCTGAGCGGCCTCAGATCAGTTTCTCCTTAAGTTCCCCCTCAACTGAATCGGAAGCTAAACCCAGCGTCGTGTCCCTGCAGGCTGGGTTTAGTGGAGCTGCAGTGCGAAAACAGAAAG TGAATGAAGAAAACCCTGCCAGAACCAGGATGTCCTCTTTGCTCATGTTAGGCCGAACTGGAGCCCGCCAATTTGTGACTCGAGGGCGATTTATGAAGGATGGCAGATGCCAGTTCACCTGTTTGGCAGAATGTCAATTTGACCGCCGGACCAGAAACATGGGCCGGGCCAtttcctactcctcctccttcaaCCATTACAGACACTTCAGTGCCACAGCAGCTAATTTGAACGCTGCAGCTAATCAGAACACACCCTCCTACAGCTATGTCATTGTTGGAGCGGGATCAGCCGGCTGCGTTCTCGCCAACCGCCTCAGTGAGGACGTCCATgagtctgtgctgctgctggaggctgGGCCGAAAGACATGCTGCTGGGCAGCTTACGACTGTCATGGAAGATCCACATGCCAGCTGCACTGACCTACAACCTCTGTGATGACAA gtataACTGGTACTACCACACTCTACCTCAGGCCCACATGGACAATCGGGTGTTGTACTGGCCAAGAGGCCGTGTGTGGGGTGGGTCCTCTTCGCTCAATGCTATGGTGTACATCCGCGGACACGCTGAAGACTATAACCGCTGGCAGAGAGAGGGGGCGGAGGGCTGGGAGTACGAGCGCTGTCTGCCTTACTTCAAGAAAGCCCAGTGTCATGAGCTGGGAGAAAACAG GTACCGGGGAGGCAGCGGACCGCTTCATGTGTCGAGGGGGAAGACCAACCATCCCCTTCACAAGGCTTTTATTGAGGCCGGGCAGCAGGCAGGATACCCTTTCACTGACGACATGAATGGGTACCAACAGGAGGGTCTCGGCTGGATGGATATGACAGTTCATAGAG GGAAGAGGTGGAGCTCAGCCAGCGCCTACCTGAGACCTGCGCTAGGTCGACCCAACCTGAAGACGGAGGTGCGCTGCCTGACAACGAAGATCCTGTTTGATGGCAACCGTGCTGTGGGTGTGGAGTATACACAAGATGGACAAAAGAAAAGG GTGTTTGCAGATAAAGAGGTGATATTGAGTGGAGGGGCAATCAACTCCCCTCAGCTTCTCATGCTGTCTGGTGTGGGAAACGCCGATGACCTGAAACAACTGGATATCCCTGTGGTCCAGCACTTACCGG GAGTTGGCAGTAACCTGCAGGATCATCTGGAGCTGTATGTCCAGCAGCAGTGCACTCAGCCCATCACCCTGTACAAGGCCCAGAAACCTTTCACCATGGTCAAGATAGGCCTGGAGTGGCTCACGATGTTCACTG GTTACGGAGCAACAGCCCACTTGGAGAGCGGAGGGTTCATCCGCAGTCGGCCACACGTCACACACCCCGACATCCAGTTTCACTTCCTGCCCTCGCAAGTCATCGACCACGGACGAGTTGCCTCGAAGATAGAGGCAtatcag gTTCATGTCGGACCAATGAGAAGCACAAGCATCGGCTGGCTGAGGCTAAAGAGCGCCAACCCTCTGGATCACCCGATCCTGCAGCCAAACTATCTCTCCAACG ATATGGACGTGTGGGAGTTCAGAGAGAGTGTCAAACTCTCCAGAGAGATTTTCGCCCAGAAGGCCTTCGATGAGTTCCGTGGTCCCGAAGTCCAGCCCGGTCCTCAGGTCCAATCAGACGCCGACATCGACGCCTTTGTCCGCCGGAAAGCTGACAGCGCCTACCACCCGTCCTGCACCTGCAAGATGGGCTCGCCATCCGACCCGATGGCAGTGGTTGACTCGAACACGCGGGTTCTCGGCCTTGAGCGGCTGCGCGTGGTCGACGCCTCCATCATGCCCAGCATCGTCAGTGGCAACCTGAACGCTCCGACCATCATGATGGCAGAGAAGGCCGCTGACATCATCAGAGGTcgccctcctctctctgaccCAGGTGTTCCTGTGTACCGACCTGCGACACTCAACACGCAGAGATGA
- the il17rb gene encoding interleukin-17 receptor D isoform X1, with translation MSECGLFLSASAFIQTSQVVTMWGATLILAFSVLVLGASHEVQLDCHETDELPPIGTLTPHPPVKLTVKLVTVERRNALNISWAIRLDAGIGSLIGTRIVISGEPAYHCGYKPPLANLEPAGPDLIWFHYIVDTSHGYTTIEAANLPLPPRGSGSAYTNLVSINVPPRKPVTVTGNTTTTPTPTTTPTPTVHTPEDVPVDSTTIVLAIFGVLASLMILSSCYIIYKSCGAIFASLLGFKVLPASPMIPVPVLVVYPAENSAFQWAVVALAEFLQGHGGCSVAVDMWQQGKIAELGPMRWLAEQAKAAHRVLIVCPQAQKPSDSPPNHSLLPEPSIPAAAHDLYPLILNMVASHAKSTSDLDKFWVVQLGEQQAKRSSNLALELRACKTFRLMKDLKKLCRSLHTKCQGGKKISNLFFKPGIEMSSVKLREAVEKLGGLQPSIFREVEPLKSVVTTI, from the exons ATGTCTGAATGTGGTTTATTCCTGTCTGCCTCTGCGTTCATTCAG aCCAGCCAGGTGGTGACGATGTGGGGAGCCACACTAATTCTTGCCTTCTCTGTCCTGGTTCTGGGGGCATCACATGAAGTT CAACTGGACTGTCACGAAACAGATG AATTACCCCCTATCGGTACTCTAACTCCACATCCCCCAGTGAAGTTGACAGTGAAGCTGGTGACCGTGGAAAGAAGAAATGCGTTGAACATAAGCTGGGCAATCCGCTTAGATG ctggTATTGGCTCTCTGATAGGCACTCGGATAGTAATCTCTGGGGAACCAGCATACCATTGTGGATACAAACCACCTTTGGCCAACCTGGAGCCCGCTGGGCCAGACCTG ATATGGTTTCATTATATAGTAGATACAAGCCATGGCTATACCACCATCGAAGCTGCCAACCTGCCTCTGCCTCCGCGGGGGAGCGGCTCCGCTTACACCAACTTAGTTTCGATCAATGTACCTCCACGAAAACCAG TGACGGTTACAGgcaatacaacaacaacacctaCTCCAACTACTACTCCAACTCCTACAG TTCATACTCCAGAAGATGTGCCTGTCGACTCAACCACCATAGTGCTGGCCATTTTTGGAGTGCTGGCCAGTTTGATGATCCTGAGTTCCTGCTACATAATCT atAAAAGCTGCGGAGCCATTTTCGCCTCATTACTGGGCTTCAAAGTGTTGCCTGCATCTCCCATGATTCCTGTCCCAGTCCTCGTGGTGTACCCTGCTGAGAATTCAGCCTTCCAGTGGGCCGTGGTGGCCCTGGCAGAGTTCCTGCAGGGGCATGGTGGCTGCAGCGTGGCCGTCGACATGTGGCAGCAGGGGAAGATCGCAGAGCTGGGGCCCATGCGATGGCTGGCAGAGCAGGCCAAGGCTGCACACCGAGTGCTTATTGTCTGCCCACAGGCGCAGAAA ccCAGCGACTCTCCTCCAAACCACAGCCTCCTCCCAGAGCCCTCCATCCCAGCTGCGGCTCATGACCTTTACCCTCTGATCCTCAACATGGTGGCGAGCCACGCAAAGAGCACCAGCGACTTGGATAAGTTTTGGGTCGTGCAGCTGGGTGAGCAGCAGGCAAAGAGGTCCAGTAACCTGGCGCTGGAACTGAGGGCCTGCAAGACTTTTCGTCTGATGAAGGACTTGAAGAAACTATGCAGGAGTCTTCATACCAAGTGTCAGGGTGGCAAGAAGATATCAAATCTGTTCTTCAAACCAGGGATTGAAATGAGTTCAGTGAAGTTAAGGGAGGCAGTAGAAAAGCTGGGCGGACTTCAGCCAAGCATTTTCAGGGAGGTGGAACCATTGAAATCTGTGGTGACCACCATCTGA
- the chdh gene encoding choline dehydrogenase, mitochondrial isoform X2, whose protein sequence is MSSLLMLGRTGARQFVTRGRFMKDGRCQFTCLAECQFDRRTRNMGRAISYSSSFNHYRHFSATAANLNAAANQNTPSYSYVIVGAGSAGCVLANRLSEDVHESVLLLEAGPKDMLLGSLRLSWKIHMPAALTYNLCDDKYNWYYHTLPQAHMDNRVLYWPRGRVWGGSSSLNAMVYIRGHAEDYNRWQREGAEGWEYERCLPYFKKAQCHELGENRYRGGSGPLHVSRGKTNHPLHKAFIEAGQQAGYPFTDDMNGYQQEGLGWMDMTVHRGKRWSSASAYLRPALGRPNLKTEVRCLTTKILFDGNRAVGVEYTQDGQKKRVFADKEVILSGGAINSPQLLMLSGVGNADDLKQLDIPVVQHLPGVGSNLQDHLELYVQQQCTQPITLYKAQKPFTMVKIGLEWLTMFTGYGATAHLESGGFIRSRPHVTHPDIQFHFLPSQVIDHGRVASKIEAYQVHVGPMRSTSIGWLRLKSANPLDHPILQPNYLSNDMDVWEFRESVKLSREIFAQKAFDEFRGPEVQPGPQVQSDADIDAFVRRKADSAYHPSCTCKMGSPSDPMAVVDSNTRVLGLERLRVVDASIMPSIVSGNLNAPTIMMAEKAADIIRGRPPLSDPGVPVYRPATLNTQR, encoded by the exons ATGTCCTCTTTGCTCATGTTAGGCCGAACTGGAGCCCGCCAATTTGTGACTCGAGGGCGATTTATGAAGGATGGCAGATGCCAGTTCACCTGTTTGGCAGAATGTCAATTTGACCGCCGGACCAGAAACATGGGCCGGGCCAtttcctactcctcctccttcaaCCATTACAGACACTTCAGTGCCACAGCAGCTAATTTGAACGCTGCAGCTAATCAGAACACACCCTCCTACAGCTATGTCATTGTTGGAGCGGGATCAGCCGGCTGCGTTCTCGCCAACCGCCTCAGTGAGGACGTCCATgagtctgtgctgctgctggaggctgGGCCGAAAGACATGCTGCTGGGCAGCTTACGACTGTCATGGAAGATCCACATGCCAGCTGCACTGACCTACAACCTCTGTGATGACAA gtataACTGGTACTACCACACTCTACCTCAGGCCCACATGGACAATCGGGTGTTGTACTGGCCAAGAGGCCGTGTGTGGGGTGGGTCCTCTTCGCTCAATGCTATGGTGTACATCCGCGGACACGCTGAAGACTATAACCGCTGGCAGAGAGAGGGGGCGGAGGGCTGGGAGTACGAGCGCTGTCTGCCTTACTTCAAGAAAGCCCAGTGTCATGAGCTGGGAGAAAACAG GTACCGGGGAGGCAGCGGACCGCTTCATGTGTCGAGGGGGAAGACCAACCATCCCCTTCACAAGGCTTTTATTGAGGCCGGGCAGCAGGCAGGATACCCTTTCACTGACGACATGAATGGGTACCAACAGGAGGGTCTCGGCTGGATGGATATGACAGTTCATAGAG GGAAGAGGTGGAGCTCAGCCAGCGCCTACCTGAGACCTGCGCTAGGTCGACCCAACCTGAAGACGGAGGTGCGCTGCCTGACAACGAAGATCCTGTTTGATGGCAACCGTGCTGTGGGTGTGGAGTATACACAAGATGGACAAAAGAAAAGG GTGTTTGCAGATAAAGAGGTGATATTGAGTGGAGGGGCAATCAACTCCCCTCAGCTTCTCATGCTGTCTGGTGTGGGAAACGCCGATGACCTGAAACAACTGGATATCCCTGTGGTCCAGCACTTACCGG GAGTTGGCAGTAACCTGCAGGATCATCTGGAGCTGTATGTCCAGCAGCAGTGCACTCAGCCCATCACCCTGTACAAGGCCCAGAAACCTTTCACCATGGTCAAGATAGGCCTGGAGTGGCTCACGATGTTCACTG GTTACGGAGCAACAGCCCACTTGGAGAGCGGAGGGTTCATCCGCAGTCGGCCACACGTCACACACCCCGACATCCAGTTTCACTTCCTGCCCTCGCAAGTCATCGACCACGGACGAGTTGCCTCGAAGATAGAGGCAtatcag gTTCATGTCGGACCAATGAGAAGCACAAGCATCGGCTGGCTGAGGCTAAAGAGCGCCAACCCTCTGGATCACCCGATCCTGCAGCCAAACTATCTCTCCAACG ATATGGACGTGTGGGAGTTCAGAGAGAGTGTCAAACTCTCCAGAGAGATTTTCGCCCAGAAGGCCTTCGATGAGTTCCGTGGTCCCGAAGTCCAGCCCGGTCCTCAGGTCCAATCAGACGCCGACATCGACGCCTTTGTCCGCCGGAAAGCTGACAGCGCCTACCACCCGTCCTGCACCTGCAAGATGGGCTCGCCATCCGACCCGATGGCAGTGGTTGACTCGAACACGCGGGTTCTCGGCCTTGAGCGGCTGCGCGTGGTCGACGCCTCCATCATGCCCAGCATCGTCAGTGGCAACCTGAACGCTCCGACCATCATGATGGCAGAGAAGGCCGCTGACATCATCAGAGGTcgccctcctctctctgaccCAGGTGTTCCTGTGTACCGACCTGCGACACTCAACACGCAGAGATGA